The proteins below are encoded in one region of Methanospirillum lacunae:
- a CDS encoding indolepyruvate oxidoreductase subunit beta produces MSFDVLIVGIGGQGTILTSNILGEACVIEGIHVRGAETHGMAQRGGSVESQIRIGQEYGPQIAPGTADLIISFDLMEAARYCHYLKKGGFIFTSQEYVVPTSVFTQDFPAPDEHMIMGLIGDYKVIVVEARRLAEEAGSILTQNIVLLGAASSHLPLQEQSLRDAVSRTVPKKTIELNLKAFDLGRAVCSTH; encoded by the coding sequence ATGAGTTTTGATGTGCTGATTGTAGGAATCGGAGGTCAGGGAACTATTCTGACTTCTAACATCCTGGGAGAGGCGTGTGTTATTGAAGGGATCCACGTTCGTGGTGCAGAGACTCATGGGATGGCACAACGTGGTGGTTCTGTTGAAAGCCAGATCCGTATTGGACAGGAATATGGTCCGCAGATAGCCCCCGGAACCGCTGATCTCATTATCTCCTTTGATCTCATGGAAGCAGCTCGGTATTGTCATTATCTCAAAAAAGGTGGATTCATTTTTACTAGTCAAGAGTATGTAGTTCCAACGTCCGTATTTACGCAGGATTTCCCTGCACCTGATGAACATATGATCATGGGGCTAATTGGGGATTACAAGGTTATCGTTGTGGAAGCACGAAGACTTGCTGAAGAGGCAGGAAGTATTCTGACCCAGAATATTGTCCTTCTCGGAGCTGCCTCTTCTCATCTCCCGCTACAGGAGCAATCTCTTCGAGATGCCGTAAGTAGGACTGTGCCCAAAAAGACGATCGAGTTAAATCTCAAAGCTTTTGACCTTGGAAGAGCTGTTTGTTCAACCCATTAA
- the iorA gene encoding indolepyruvate ferredoxin oxidoreductase subunit alpha, translating into MVVKYLLGNEAIAHGCLEAALDTAFGYPGTPSSEVIDTLRTWPDRQSYVEWSVNEKVAYEEALASSWCGMRSIVTMKHVGLNVAADPLMTSAYTGVKGGFVVMSADDPFAHSSQNEQDSRCYAAFARIPCLDPSSVQEAHDMVRDAFSLSEEFLLPVLFRPTTRICHSKSDVTLGEVAALDRQASFEKDPRQYVVIPAHTRVLHKQLNEKQASLKKRLVESGYNRSTIRGKIGVITGGIAASYVHEVVSDSVSIAHIGAYPIDEEWLSGFIRSHERILVVEELAPVIEEVSRQVAGLVPILGKKTGHVPYEGELSPSRVAQYLKAADIPVKLDYPVIQPPAGLPVRPPILCAGCMHRTAMYAIRKVFRDGIFPSDIGCYTLGLQLGVVDTTICMGASITVASGMAQAGEKHDIVCTIGDSTFLHTGIQGLLNAVYNDANITVVILDNRITAMTGHQPNPTTGVTASGVERPAVSLEMLCRSCGVSFVETVSPSDLVQFTGVLKDAKARKGVKVIIAKQPCVITERRAKINRGKYRVSSDICIGCKACIKFGCPAIELHSGIALITDLCSGCGVCTQICPVSAISLEVKE; encoded by the coding sequence ATGGTTGTAAAATATCTCCTTGGGAACGAGGCAATAGCCCACGGCTGCCTTGAAGCAGCGTTGGATACTGCATTTGGATATCCGGGCACCCCCTCATCTGAAGTCATAGATACTCTCAGAACATGGCCTGACCGCCAGTCATATGTTGAATGGTCTGTTAATGAGAAAGTGGCATATGAAGAGGCGCTTGCCTCATCCTGGTGTGGTATGAGGTCTATTGTGACTATGAAACACGTAGGTCTCAACGTAGCTGCAGATCCACTGATGACCTCAGCTTATACCGGTGTGAAAGGTGGATTTGTGGTCATGTCTGCTGATGATCCATTTGCACACTCATCACAGAATGAGCAGGATAGCCGCTGTTATGCTGCTTTTGCACGGATTCCCTGTCTTGATCCAAGCTCTGTTCAGGAAGCACACGACATGGTCCGTGATGCCTTTTCCCTTTCAGAAGAATTTCTGCTTCCAGTACTCTTCCGGCCAACCACGCGCATATGTCATTCGAAAAGTGATGTGACTCTGGGTGAGGTCGCCGCATTAGACCGGCAGGCATCCTTTGAGAAAGACCCCCGACAGTATGTTGTGATCCCGGCGCATACCCGTGTCCTTCACAAGCAACTCAATGAAAAGCAGGCCTCTCTCAAAAAAAGGCTTGTTGAGTCTGGATATAACAGATCTACAATCCGTGGGAAAATAGGGGTCATAACCGGTGGAATTGCTGCGTCATATGTTCATGAAGTTGTCTCTGATTCAGTCTCCATTGCCCACATTGGTGCCTATCCAATCGATGAGGAGTGGCTTTCTGGCTTTATCAGGAGTCATGAACGAATCCTTGTAGTAGAGGAACTTGCCCCGGTGATTGAGGAGGTTTCCAGGCAGGTGGCCGGATTGGTTCCAATACTTGGAAAGAAGACCGGGCATGTTCCCTATGAAGGTGAACTCTCTCCAAGCCGGGTAGCGCAGTATCTCAAGGCAGCAGATATCCCGGTAAAATTAGATTACCCAGTTATACAGCCACCTGCTGGTCTACCTGTCAGACCACCAATCCTGTGCGCCGGATGCATGCACCGTACTGCAATGTATGCGATACGAAAGGTGTTTAGGGATGGAATCTTTCCAAGTGATATTGGGTGTTACACTCTAGGGCTTCAGCTTGGCGTTGTTGACACCACTATCTGTATGGGTGCCTCTATCACGGTGGCGTCTGGGATGGCCCAGGCTGGTGAAAAACATGATATTGTCTGTACCATTGGTGACTCTACGTTCCTTCATACCGGTATTCAGGGCCTTTTAAATGCAGTGTATAACGACGCAAACATTACAGTGGTAATCCTTGATAACCGCATAACTGCGATGACAGGACACCAGCCTAACCCAACCACCGGTGTAACCGCTTCTGGGGTTGAGCGTCCGGCGGTATCTCTTGAGATGCTTTGCAGGTCGTGTGGTGTCTCTTTTGTTGAGACCGTCAGCCCCTCTGATCTTGTTCAGTTCACCGGGGTTCTCAAAGATGCGAAAGCACGCAAGGGAGTCAAGGTTATCATAGCAAAACAGCCCTGTGTTATCACCGAGAGAAGGGCGAAGATCAACCGCGGCAAGTACAGGGTATCCAGTGACATCTGCATCGGATGCAAAGCATGCATAAAATTCGGGTGTCCTGCGATAGAACTTCACAGTGGCATTGCACTGATTACTGATCTTTGCTCCGGTTGTGGTGTCTGCACTCAAATATGCCCGGTATCTGCAATATCCCTTGAGGTAAAAGAATGA
- a CDS encoding tRNA (N(6)-L-threonylcarbamoyladenosine(37)-C(2))-methylthiotransferase has protein sequence MGELSGESFTYPSWVQALSGQKICILTFGCTYNEGDSDRLRQILTRVGSLFVEDPQDADAVILNTCIVIEKTERKMIRLLKDMEGQEIWVTGCLPGARAAILTEFPNVRVLSPDSIHAVDLDHNVAPSGPITVVQIGSGCLGHCTYCITRHARGHIKSNPIEEILSQIRAAVLGGAVEIRLTGQDLSAYGYDWGTPSLHILLQAIGEIEGTFFVRLGMMNPATLLPIIHEVADALDNDHFFSFVHLPVQSGSDHVLNRMGREYDHSTYLMLVDILRKKNPEISIATDLIVGFAAESEDEFKETCDLLVTLQPDGINVTRYSFRPGSTAPRVGELPDRIRKDRSRELIRIGYGILKEKKSALVGKTGEVVITEKLREGTVMGRTRSYTGIVIAEDLPVGSRHLAEFTGERTHYLTGRVVRSLL, from the coding sequence ATGGGTGAACTATCCGGCGAGTCTTTTACCTATCCATCATGGGTTCAGGCTCTTTCAGGGCAGAAGATCTGTATCCTGACCTTTGGATGCACCTATAATGAAGGTGATTCTGATAGGCTCAGACAAATTCTCACGCGTGTAGGCTCTCTGTTCGTGGAGGACCCTCAAGATGCGGATGCAGTGATTCTTAACACCTGTATTGTGATAGAGAAGACTGAACGCAAGATGATCAGGTTGCTGAAGGATATGGAAGGGCAAGAAATCTGGGTCACCGGCTGTCTTCCCGGTGCACGTGCCGCAATTCTTACTGAATTTCCTAATGTCCGGGTATTATCACCTGATAGTATTCATGCAGTTGATCTGGATCATAATGTCGCACCGTCCGGTCCGATTACAGTTGTTCAGATTGGTTCTGGCTGCCTTGGTCACTGCACCTATTGCATCACGAGACACGCGAGAGGTCACATAAAAAGTAATCCGATAGAGGAAATCCTCTCGCAGATTCGCGCAGCAGTCCTGGGAGGAGCTGTGGAAATCCGCCTGACTGGTCAGGATCTGAGTGCATACGGGTATGACTGGGGAACGCCTTCTCTTCATATCCTTCTGCAGGCTATTGGAGAGATAGAGGGGACTTTTTTTGTCAGACTGGGTATGATGAATCCGGCAACACTGCTCCCAATCATTCACGAGGTTGCTGATGCTTTGGATAATGATCATTTTTTTTCGTTTGTTCATCTCCCTGTTCAGTCAGGATCAGATCACGTTCTCAACCGAATGGGGAGGGAATACGACCACTCTACCTACCTTATGCTGGTAGATATACTCAGGAAAAAAAATCCTGAAATCTCTATTGCAACTGATTTAATTGTCGGATTTGCTGCTGAGAGTGAAGATGAATTTAAAGAAACCTGTGATCTTCTTGTTACTCTTCAGCCCGATGGCATCAATGTTACCAGGTATTCATTCAGACCTGGGTCCACTGCGCCAAGAGTCGGGGAACTTCCTGACCGGATCAGAAAAGATCGCTCACGTGAATTGATTCGCATCGGTTATGGTATCCTGAAGGAGAAGAAATCAGCGCTTGTGGGAAAGACAGGGGAGGTTGTGATCACTGAAAAACTCAGGGAAGGCACCGTAATGGGAAGAACCCGGTCGTATACTGGTATAGTGATTGCTGAAGACCTCCCGGTAGGGAGTCGTCATCTGGCGGAATTCACTGGAGAGCGGACACATTACCTCACTGGAAGAGTTGTACGATCACTACTCTGA
- the nadX gene encoding aspartate dehydrogenase translates to MVRIGLLGCGNVGKIIATHQEGFQVVGVFDQLHEHAASLSELTGAKPYSDFNEFITADFDICVEAASIVAVRAYALKIIEHGKDLVILSVGALADDAFREDLISVAKENRKRIHIPSGAIMGLDNLKIGQISHIESILLRTTKSPESLKMNVSTRTLAFKGKAKDCIKLFPKNINVSVAIALASTHEVQVELWADPDVDKNIHEIFVKGEFGELYSKITNLPSPDNPATSYLAALSVLSLLKNINSPLVIGA, encoded by the coding sequence ATGGTCAGAATTGGGCTCCTGGGTTGTGGCAACGTAGGAAAGATCATCGCAACTCATCAGGAGGGCTTTCAGGTTGTTGGAGTTTTTGACCAGTTGCATGAACACGCAGCGAGCCTTTCAGAATTGACCGGAGCAAAGCCGTATTCAGATTTTAATGAATTCATCACTGCTGATTTCGATATCTGTGTTGAAGCAGCATCCATTGTTGCTGTAAGGGCATACGCACTAAAAATTATTGAACACGGGAAAGATCTGGTCATCTTAAGTGTTGGTGCCCTCGCTGACGATGCCTTCAGAGAAGATCTCATTTCTGTGGCCAAGGAAAACCGAAAGCGGATTCACATTCCCAGCGGTGCAATCATGGGACTGGATAACCTCAAGATTGGCCAGATTAGCCATATTGAGAGCATTCTTCTCAGGACTACTAAAAGTCCTGAGAGCCTTAAGATGAATGTCAGCACCAGGACATTGGCATTCAAGGGAAAGGCAAAGGATTGTATAAAGTTATTTCCAAAAAATATCAATGTATCAGTGGCTATCGCTCTTGCCAGTACTCATGAAGTTCAGGTTGAATTATGGGCAGATCCTGATGTAGATAAAAATATTCATGAGATATTTGTAAAAGGGGAGTTCGGGGAGTTGTATTCCAAGATAACGAATCTTCCATCCCCAGACAATCCAGCAACAAGTTACCTCGCTGCCCTTTCCGTCCTCTCACTACTGAAAAATATAAACAGTCCCTTGGTGATAGGGGCATGA
- the nadA gene encoding quinolinate synthase NadA: MMAPDTSQKIRRIKTELNAKILAHNYQVAEIQDVADVVGDSLELALAAKRSDADILIVCGVRFMAETAKILNPDKRVFIPVQDAGCPLADFLTPELILEYRQKYPDAAVVVYVNSSAACKAAADVVCTSGNAVSIVQSLPHLRILFGPDANLAGYVQEQIPQKEIIIMPTDGHCYVHQQFSLEDINNARKTGGLILAHPECPKLIRHKADIVASTGKMIKIIEQSDERVWHIFTEEAMVVRLRSLFPDKKIIGVKDAVCKDMRKTTIEDLIRCITNLQNEMEINKDTFVSARRSLDRMLDASVS, translated from the coding sequence ATGATGGCTCCTGATACCAGCCAGAAGATCAGAAGAATAAAAACTGAACTTAATGCGAAGATTCTTGCTCATAACTACCAGGTCGCAGAGATTCAGGATGTTGCAGATGTTGTAGGAGACAGCCTGGAGCTTGCTCTGGCAGCAAAGAGGTCAGATGCAGACATACTGATTGTCTGTGGTGTCAGATTTATGGCTGAAACCGCGAAAATTCTCAATCCTGATAAAAGAGTATTTATCCCGGTTCAGGATGCCGGATGCCCTCTCGCCGATTTTCTGACACCTGAATTGATTTTAGAGTACAGGCAAAAGTATCCTGACGCTGCTGTTGTAGTGTATGTCAACAGTTCTGCCGCCTGTAAAGCAGCTGCAGATGTTGTTTGCACTTCAGGAAATGCTGTTTCAATTGTCCAATCATTGCCCCATTTAAGGATATTATTCGGCCCTGATGCAAACCTTGCCGGTTATGTTCAGGAACAAATTCCTCAAAAGGAGATCATCATCATGCCCACAGATGGACACTGTTATGTCCACCAGCAGTTCAGTCTTGAAGACATCAATAATGCTCGTAAAACCGGAGGGCTCATCCTTGCACATCCAGAATGTCCTAAACTGATCAGACATAAGGCAGATATTGTTGCATCAACTGGTAAAATGATCAAAATTATCGAGCAGAGTGACGAGCGGGTGTGGCACATTTTTACTGAAGAGGCAATGGTTGTCCGGCTTAGGTCACTTTTCCCTGATAAAAAAATAATCGGGGTCAAAGATGCAGTATGCAAGGATATGAGAAAAACAACCATAGAGGATCTCATCAGGTGCATCACGAACCTCCAGAATGAGATGGAAATTAATAAAGACACATTTGTATCTGCACGGAGATCACTTGACCGGATGCTGGACGCATCTGTATCATGA
- the nadC gene encoding carboxylating nicotinate-nucleotide diphosphorylase, whose protein sequence is MKYPDIPLSKLLSFIEEDAPFGDITSEYVLDKQTCQADIIAKEDLILAGISEISRIFEHFRVNISPGYKDGDKIDSDTIVLSLQGDAHAILLVERTALNLIGRMSGIASETRRVQDRVNSVNPDCRIAATRKTAPGLRLLDKKAAMIGGADTHRFSLSDAVLIKDTHRTLITIGEAVRRAKNASAYHLIEVEAESAEEAMQAARAGVDIILLDNMTPDQITGVMDLLIISGLRDKVLIELSGGINPDTIEKYAAVGADRISLGMLTHTVRNADFSLEIRK, encoded by the coding sequence ATGAAATATCCAGATATTCCTTTGAGTAAACTCCTTAGTTTCATTGAAGAGGATGCACCATTCGGTGATATCACCTCGGAGTATGTTCTAGATAAACAGACCTGTCAGGCAGACATCATTGCTAAAGAGGATCTCATCCTGGCAGGTATTTCAGAGATATCCCGCATCTTCGAACATTTTAGAGTGAATATATCTCCCGGATACAAGGATGGAGACAAGATTGATTCAGATACAATTGTTCTCTCTCTTCAGGGTGATGCCCATGCAATCCTCTTGGTTGAACGGACAGCCCTGAATCTGATAGGAAGGATGAGTGGAATTGCATCAGAGACCAGACGAGTTCAGGACCGTGTTAATTCCGTCAACCCTGATTGTCGGATAGCCGCAACACGTAAGACAGCACCAGGGCTCCGATTACTGGATAAGAAAGCAGCGATGATTGGTGGAGCAGATACCCACCGGTTCTCACTCTCAGATGCAGTTCTCATCAAAGACACACACCGGACCCTGATTACAATTGGAGAAGCAGTCAGACGAGCCAAAAATGCCAGTGCTTACCATCTCATCGAAGTAGAGGCTGAATCTGCTGAAGAAGCCATGCAGGCGGCACGAGCAGGTGTAGATATTATTCTGCTTGACAATATGACACCAGACCAGATCACTGGTGTTATGGATCTTCTCATAATCAGTGGATTAAGAGATAAGGTCCTGATTGAACTATCAGGCGGAATCAATCCAGACACCATTGAAAAATATGCGGCAGTCGGGGCGGATCGGATAAGCCTCGGAATGCTTACTCATACAGTCAGAAACGCAGATTTTTCCCTCGAGATACGGAAATAA